One part of the Streptomyces ferrugineus genome encodes these proteins:
- the metE gene encoding 5-methyltetrahydropteroyltriglutamate--homocysteine S-methyltransferase, translating into MTTRTAASAARATVYGYPRQGPNRELKKAVEGYWKGRVTADTLHRTAAELRRSTWRRLAEAGVHEVPTGDFSYYDHVLDTTVALGAIPERHRAAVEADALDGYFAMARGTQHVAPLEMTKWFDTNYHYLVPELGPDTVFTADSAKQVAELTEALALGLTARPVLVGPVTYLLLAKPAPGVAADFAPITLLDRLLPVYAEILADLRAAGAEWVQLDEPALVQDRTPAKLNAAERAYRDLGTSADRPKLLVASYFDRLGEALPVLAKAPVEGLALDFTQSAAANLEALAAVGGLPGKRLVAGVVNGRNIWVNDLSASLTTLGTLLGLADRVDVAASCSLLHVPLDAAAERDIEPQILRWLAFARQKTAEIVTLAKGLAQGTGTITAELAANRADLASRGGSPITRDPAVRSRAAAVTDADARRSQPYAERAAAQRAHLDLPLLPTTTIGSFPQTGELRAARAGLRAGRIDTAGYEQRVRAEIQEVVSFQEKAGIDVLVHGEPERGDMVQYFAEQLTGYLATRHGWVQSYGTRYVRPPILAGDISRPEPMTVRWTTYAQSLTARPVKGMLTGPVTMLAWSFVRDDQPLGETARQVALALRDEVNDLEAAGTSVIQVDEPALRETLPLRAADRAAYLAWATAAFRLTTSGVRPDTQIHTHMCYAEFGDIVQAIDDLDADVISLEAARSHMQVARELAAHGYPREAGPGVYDIHSPRVPSAEEAAELLRTGLGAIPAERLWVNPDCGLKTRGWPETRASLENLVDAARTVRAELPGA; encoded by the coding sequence GTGACCACCAGGACCGCGGCCTCGGCCGCACGGGCCACCGTGTACGGCTACCCCCGCCAGGGCCCGAACCGGGAGCTGAAGAAAGCCGTCGAGGGCTACTGGAAGGGCCGGGTCACCGCCGACACCCTCCACCGCACCGCCGCCGAACTGCGCCGCTCCACCTGGCGGCGGCTCGCCGAGGCCGGCGTCCACGAGGTGCCGACCGGTGACTTCTCGTACTACGACCACGTCCTGGACACCACCGTCGCCCTCGGCGCGATCCCCGAGCGCCACCGCGCCGCGGTCGAGGCCGACGCCCTGGACGGCTACTTCGCCATGGCCCGGGGCACCCAGCACGTCGCGCCGCTGGAGATGACCAAGTGGTTCGACACCAACTACCACTATCTCGTCCCGGAGTTGGGCCCGGACACGGTCTTCACGGCCGACTCGGCCAAGCAGGTCGCCGAACTGACGGAGGCCCTGGCGCTGGGCCTGACCGCCCGGCCCGTCCTGGTCGGCCCGGTCACCTACCTGCTGCTCGCCAAGCCCGCGCCCGGCGTGGCCGCGGACTTCGCACCGATCACCCTCCTCGACCGCCTGCTGCCCGTGTACGCCGAGATCCTGGCCGACCTGCGCGCGGCCGGCGCCGAGTGGGTGCAGCTCGACGAGCCCGCCCTGGTCCAGGACCGCACCCCGGCCAAGCTGAACGCCGCCGAGCGCGCCTACCGGGACCTCGGCACGTCGGCCGACCGGCCCAAGCTGCTCGTGGCCTCCTACTTCGACCGGCTCGGCGAGGCGCTGCCCGTGCTGGCCAAGGCACCGGTCGAGGGGCTGGCGCTCGACTTCACGCAGTCCGCGGCCGCCAACCTGGAGGCACTCGCCGCCGTCGGCGGGCTGCCCGGCAAGCGGCTCGTCGCCGGCGTCGTCAACGGCCGCAACATCTGGGTCAACGACCTGTCGGCGTCGCTCACCACCCTCGGCACCCTGCTGGGCCTGGCCGACCGGGTCGACGTCGCGGCCTCCTGCTCCCTCCTCCACGTGCCGCTGGACGCGGCGGCGGAGCGGGACATCGAGCCGCAGATCCTGCGCTGGCTCGCGTTCGCCCGGCAGAAGACCGCCGAGATCGTCACCCTCGCCAAGGGCCTCGCCCAGGGCACCGGCACGATCACCGCCGAACTCGCCGCCAACCGGGCCGACCTGGCCTCCCGCGGCGGCTCCCCGATCACCCGCGACCCGGCCGTCCGCTCCCGTGCGGCGGCCGTCACCGACGCGGACGCCCGCCGCTCACAGCCGTACGCCGAACGGGCCGCCGCCCAGCGCGCCCACCTCGACCTGCCGTTGCTGCCGACCACCACGATCGGCTCCTTCCCGCAGACCGGCGAACTGCGCGCCGCACGCGCCGGCCTGCGCGCGGGCCGCATCGACACCGCCGGCTACGAGCAGCGCGTCAGGGCCGAGATCCAGGAGGTCGTCTCCTTCCAGGAGAAGGCCGGCATCGACGTCCTGGTGCACGGCGAACCCGAACGGGGCGACATGGTCCAGTACTTCGCCGAGCAGCTCACCGGCTACCTCGCCACACGGCACGGCTGGGTGCAGTCCTACGGCACCCGCTACGTCCGCCCGCCGATCCTGGCCGGCGACATCTCCCGTCCCGAGCCGATGACGGTGCGCTGGACGACGTACGCCCAGTCCCTGACCGCCCGCCCGGTCAAGGGCATGCTCACCGGCCCGGTCACCATGCTCGCCTGGTCCTTCGTCCGCGACGACCAGCCGCTGGGCGAGACGGCCAGGCAGGTGGCCCTCGCCCTGCGCGACGAGGTGAACGACCTGGAGGCGGCCGGGACTTCGGTGATCCAGGTCGACGAGCCCGCGCTGCGGGAGACGCTTCCGCTGCGCGCCGCGGACCGCGCCGCGTACCTGGCGTGGGCCACGGCGGCCTTCCGGCTCACCACCAGCGGAGTCCGGCCGGACACGCAGATCCACACCCACATGTGCTACGCCGAGTTCGGCGACATCGTGCAGGCCATCGACGACCTCGACGCCGACGTGATCAGCCTGGAGGCGGCCCGCTCCCATATGCAGGTCGCCCGGGAGCTGGCCGCGCACGGCTATCCGCGCGAGGCCGGGCCGGGTGTCTACGACATCCACTCGCCGCGCGTGCCGAGCGCCGAGGAGGCGGCCGAGCTGTTGCGGACCGGGCTCGGGGCGATCCCCGCCGAGCGCCTGTGGGTCAACCCCGACTGCGGCCTGAAGACCCGCGGCTGGCCCGAGACCCGCGCGTCCCTGGAGAACCTGGTCGACGCGGCCCGCACGGTCCGCGCGGAGCTGCCCGGGGCCTGA
- a CDS encoding class I SAM-dependent methyltransferase yields MSVQQYDEIGEAFEGFKSLPLTRYAEVPGFLAMVGDVRGKSVLDLASGTGFYSREFMRRGAAEVLGVDISGEMVAAARALEARDPLGVRYEVGDVAELRPHGRQFDVALGVQLLNYAPDVAAMERMCRNVHRSLAPGAEFFVLAQSPDYRGGGSALEKYGFRCEPTGEELETGPRFRVTALLDPPVSIVSAAPRREVYEACLGAAGFGEVTWVPLEVSEAGVREYGADFWADFRADPPLEMLRCRA; encoded by the coding sequence GTGAGCGTGCAGCAGTACGACGAGATCGGTGAGGCGTTCGAGGGCTTCAAGTCCCTGCCGTTGACGCGGTATGCGGAGGTGCCCGGCTTCCTGGCCATGGTCGGGGACGTGCGCGGCAAGTCGGTCCTCGACCTGGCGTCCGGCACCGGTTTCTACAGCAGGGAGTTCATGCGGCGGGGCGCCGCGGAGGTGCTCGGCGTCGACATCTCCGGGGAAATGGTCGCCGCGGCGCGGGCGTTGGAGGCGCGTGATCCGCTGGGGGTGCGCTACGAGGTGGGGGACGTGGCCGAACTGCGGCCCCATGGGCGGCAGTTCGACGTCGCGCTGGGAGTGCAGTTGCTCAACTACGCGCCGGACGTCGCCGCCATGGAGCGGATGTGCCGCAATGTGCACCGCAGCCTGGCGCCCGGCGCCGAGTTCTTCGTGCTGGCCCAGTCCCCCGACTACCGCGGCGGCGGGTCGGCGCTGGAGAAGTACGGCTTCCGTTGCGAGCCGACCGGCGAGGAACTCGAGACCGGGCCGCGCTTCCGGGTCACGGCGCTGCTCGACCCGCCGGTCAGCATCGTCAGCGCGGCCCCGCGCCGCGAGGTCTACGAAGCGTGCCTGGGGGCGGCCGGGTTCGGCGAGGTGACCTGGGTCCCGTTGGAGGTGTCCGAGGCCGGCGTGCGCGAGTACGGCGCCGACTTCTGGGCGGACTTCCGCGCCGACCCTCCGCTGGAGATGCTGCGCTGCCGCGCCTGA